GACATCCCCGTGCCAGGGTGTCCCGGGGCAGCCGCGCTCCCCGGCACCGCCGCGCCGGGGCCGTGGCACAGGGGCGATGCCCAggtgggtgccagggctgtgcgCCCCAGAGCCACGGGCCAGCGAGCGGCGCCGGGCCGGGACACGGCGGGGCAGGGGCGTCCTGCGGCCGCACGGCGCCGTGCCAGgggccagccccgctcccggcccctgTCCCGTTCTCAGTTCCCTGTCCCGTTCCaagccccgctcccggcccctgTCCCGTTCTCAGTTCCCTGTCCCGTTCCAAGCcccgctcccagcccctgccccgtTCCAAGCCCCGttcccagcctgtcctgttccctgctcctgccccattcccagttccctctTCCTGCCCCGTTCCCTGTTCCGTTCCCAGCACCTGTCTCGTTCCAAGCCCCGTTCCCAGCCCTCGGTCCCGTTCCCGTTCTCGTGTCCCGTTCCCGACCCCGGGTCCTGTCCCGTTCCCGTGTCCCgttcccaatcccgatcccgtGTTCCGTTCCCGATCCCGTGTCCCgttcccaatcccgatcccgtGTCTCtgtcccaatcccgatcccgtgtccctgtcccaatcccgatcccgtGTTCCGTTCCCGGTCCCGTGTCCCgttcccaatcccgatcccgtGTCTCtgtcccaatcccgatcccgtGTTCCgttcccaatcccgatcccgtGTTCCGTTCCCGGTCCCGTGTCCCgttcccaatcccgatcccgtGTCTCtgtcccaatcccgatcccgtGTTCCgttcccaatcccgatcccgtGTTCCGTTCCCGATCCCGTGTCCCgttcccaatcccgatcccgtGTTCCgttcccaatcccgatcccgtGTTCCGTTCCCGATCCCGTGTCCCgttcccaatcccgatcccgtGTTCCGTTCCCGATCCCGTGTCCCgttcccaatcccgatcccgtGTTCCgttcccaatcccgatcccgtGTTCCgttcccaatcccgatcccgtGTTCCGTTCCCGATCCCGTGTCCCgttcccaatcccgatcccgtGTTCCgttcccaatcccgatcccgtGTTCCGTTCCCGATCCCGTGTCCCgttcccaatcccgatcccgtGTTCCGTTCCCGCCTGGCTCTACGTCACGTGCaggccgcggggcggggcccgcGCAGACCCCGCCCCTGCAGCGAAGGCGGGAACGCAAGCCCCGCCCACCCCGGCACTGCGGCCCCTCAGACACGGGGGAGGGCTCAGtccccgatcccgatcccgatcccagcCCCGATCCCGATCCGAGGCCACGTCCCGCACCCCGCGGCCAATGGCAGCCGcctgctcctcccagggctCGTCCCCGCCATCCCCCGCAACCCTCCCGGCGCCAGGCTCGGACCACCACGACAGGCACAGCGATGTCAcgtctttatttaaaaataaataaatatatatacacacacaaacccaTGTGCAAGTGCTTGGTGCACCCAGGAACACCCCCTCCTCCCGTCAGAGCCCCACAAAGAACCGCAAGTACCTTCTGGAGAAGGACAGCGACGCATTTCCACATCAGGGGCTCCAGAGAGGATTCTCCTTTTCCCTGAGGAGCACCCAACAAACACAACTTGTCCTGTTTGTCACCGCAGAGGTCCCAAGCCACACGCCCTCCCTCACAGCACACACCAGGACAGCACCCTGACCCTGGCTAGGAACAGAACACTTATTGCTTTTGGGGATGTTTTACCTCCCTCCTGCGTTTCCTAGCTGATTGTGCTTCCCACAGGAGGTCTCCATCAAGTACTCGAGCTCTTTGGATGAAAGGTACAATCTTGTTTCAGTGCAAAATGCTGTGGAGGAGTTCAAGCTCCGTGCAGGACATTGTGAGTCCAGGAAGTCACCGGATTTGGTCCCCCTACCTGCATCCCTCTACAGGAATGAAGATCCCAACCCTGGAATAAAGTCCAACCACTTAAATAGATTTCTAATATATTCTACAAgctatttaatatataaaaagcaacattattttcactttttgtaCACTCATGTGCTCAAAAGTGGGAAATATCAGAATTAGGGCTGCCAGCCACCAACCTGGAATCACCATCCATTCCTGCCCTTAAACCCTGGCACTAAGAATGTTCCACACCAACTTTCTCAAAATGCCCTTTTCACCGGTGCTTTTCCTGTTCCAGGTGTCCCAAGAATTCTACTCAACTTCCCCACATTCCTACGAAGCTTCCTACAAATGGGGCATAAAAATGCAATTCAGAGTCactgtgtcattttttttccctttttatgaCATCTGACCACAGTACTGTTGTTGCCCCTGGCATGTTCTCCTCCCAGCTGGGATGTTTAGGGCTCGTGTGCAGAACCACCAGGCCTCAAACCAACCCCTCATCCTCATGCAGACCAcagaaaagggttttttcccagCTTCCTTTCCTGCCAAACCTCCTAGGGTTGTAtggatgggacagggacatggaggggacacaCTGTGGCACCAACATTCCCAGTTCCATCCAGTGGGACTCCTACCCCACtgcaccagtgcccagcacatgGACAGTCTGAGCTTTAAAGGCAGGTTTAATCCTGACATTTCCCAAGCTTTTGAGCATTTACTCCTTAGGTTTCAGCCAAGGCCACCTGTGCATCCTGTGTGACTCGAGTTTCAGGCACGTGGCAACAGCAGAGCCTTGCTCAGGTGTCAGTGACTCCCATTTCCAGGGTCAGAggggagcagtgctgctctgagcccccACCCTGGGCAGAAACTCCCTGGAAGAGCAGCTCATTCCATGCAGGGCACACACCAGAGTGCCTCGGGGGGTTCATGGTGCTCAGCTGGAGCAACACCGGTCTAACACTGGTCTGCTGCTCACCAGGACAACCCAGCACCAACCTGCCCTTCAAGGCCTGGCTGTGTGAAGGAGGATCAAGAAAAAACAGGACATTGCCACATGGATCTTTTTCTCTGCAATATCATGTCTATAGTGAAACATTCATAGTTGCTCAACAGAGTAAAAATATGCTACATGAGAACTGTACCGGAAAATGCAGgatcctgggagagctgggggagTGTGCAGATAAAAACCAGAACGGAACAGCCAGCTTCAAAATATGCCACTGGAAACAGAGGAGGGAATGACCAGAGTTCTGCTTTCCCAGCAGTCTGGCAGACACTGGGATGGGTACAATTCCCAGACCCCCATGCTGGTGTCAGGACGGGCACAGCCCTCCCTTGGAGCAGCACTGGCCTGatccctgggacagtgggagagctgggaatgtgctcGGGACCCCCCTCAGGCAGGGACTGTCCCTCCTGCACTGGAACCACCCCAGCTCTGTGGCACAGCCCGgagggacaggggaaggtgACACCCAGCCCCGAGCACGGCGCTGTGCGGGGATCCAGAGCAGCAGATCCACAGGAAACATGGGAAGCAGAGAGgagcctgctctcctgggaagcACACACAGCCTGGATGGCAGACAAACCACCCACGCAGCTGGGGTCCGAGCTCAGAGTGTGTCCTGGAAAATGAATTTACAAAGTGCCACTGGTCCTAGGAACCAAATCTAATGTACAGGATATATTACAGCaaacagcagccctgcagctcgTGCCGGCCCCTCTCTGCACTGCCTGCAGAAGGACTCCAATATCCAGACTCTTTACAACAGACTCCTTCCTTTTCacatggaggaaaataaaaacataagtTAAAACACCAATAAATAAAAGTATGGAACGTGTATGTCCTGGTCAGCCCCCTTTATGCATCCCAATCAGACTGGAGAGCTTCTCACAGTGCTCAAGTTTCAGGGACTCTGCTTTCTGTTTTAACCGCTCATCTCTGTAGAGCTTGGCCAAATTGGACAAATCAGACtctgaaagatgaaaaaaaagatgtgttAGGATGAAGTCCTGAGCCTCCTTTAAAGAACTGCTTCTAAGTGCTTTGTTATCCTTGTGGCAcgtttaaattttaattttggtgAGTACTGAAGCCAGGGAGGTGAACAGCTACCCAAGGGACTCCTCTGAAAGGCCTCCCTGCCCTTTCATTAACAATCTCAAATGTACTTTGCATTTTGTTCCCCTTCTTCTCAAAAGCCACATAAAACTGAAGTAATCCcattgtttaaattatttcctccCAGTAATTCAGAGAAGTTTCTTTTGCTGATTAGCTGAGGAAGTCTTAATATAGGTTTCTCCCTGCAGAATAATTTGGCTGCAGGATTAGTTGCACCGAGGAGAACAGCAGTAAGTTACTCCTGAAAAGGTCAACATCTCCGTAAGCACAGGCTACCTGATGACACTCAATTTTTCAAAGAGCTTTTATACACCTTACAAGCCCCtcattttacaaaattattCAGAGTGGAAAGAACTTCAATAGATCCTTTCATGCCTTACgtcctctgtccctgtcccactgaAATTTAAAGCCATTTAACCCCTCCTCCCACTCACTGAAAAGCTTCACAAACTGACAGGCAGGAACAGCTCATTTTAGAGCAGGAATACATTTACAGGTTTATAACCAAAATGCTACTCGAGCAGTGCTAGGCACAGCCTTGTCAAGCCTCCAGTAAAAAACAGGCTCAGGTAGTTGTCCCTGAGCCCAGAGTCCCTGGAGTTGTGCAGTGGAGAATCTCAGTTTACACTTATCCAATTGAGGAAAATTATTCCCTGCACTTTTGACAGCGTTCATTCCATCACATTTGCTCCTTGTGTGTTTCAATCTGTTGCAGAGTAGCTCTTCTGAAGCCTTTTCTTCAAGGAGATTCTAAAATATTGCATTCCAACTATATTTACACTGGATATacagaagaaattcctccctgggagggtgggcaggccctggcacagggtgcccagagcagctgtggctgcccctggatccctggcagtgcccaaggccaggctggacggggcttgcaacagcctgggacagtgggaggtgtccctgcccatggcagggggtggaactggatgagctttaaggccctttccaacccaaaccattccatgattctctgacACTATCCTGATTTGGTTTTCAGTTGCCTTTTTGTGACCCTGAGCTCTCTGCAGCCTCACTTTACAACTGAGCCATCTCCTGTAAAACCTGGCATGTGCTTTTTGAGCTTAACTGTGCCCCAGATTTCAGAAGACCCAAACCCACAGCACACCCAACTTTCACACATTGCTCTGCTGAGAGTCTGCTGCAGCACTGTAAAACTGACTGGCTGAACAATGCACAACCAATCcattattttaaaggttttccTTAGGGTTGTTGGACACCAGGTAATGCTTTTTCAAGTCTTAAAATCAAGGACTTTAAAACCCAAGCTGTTCCTGAACTACTCATCTCTGTCTGTTTTGTTGGTGCTCAAGGGAAACGTGCCCTTAGTAAACACAACAAATGTACTATAAATAGACATTCAACTGACAAAAAGCTCATCACATCAAGTCCAACACTTCAGCAAGGATTAAGGGACTAACACTGTGCAGCAACAGCTGACTAAGAACTGCCTCAGCACCTGCAGAACATTTCCCCAGCAGTCCATCCTGTATTCAGAGTTTATTTTTACAAACATGACTGTCCTAAGGTCAGCCCAGTCTCAGCTATGGCCAGGATGGGAAGCACTCTGAAAGTGGTGAGTTTTTAATGACAGCAGTGGCCTCAGGCTATGCTTACTGTGGCTGCTGTGAATGTATTTGCAGCTGGTGACTAACACAACCCTGAGTGTACAAAGCTCTGGAGGAGCACGGCTTGGCAGGCACTTGGCATTCCAGGCTGGATCATCTCCCCTCCCTGACTCCTGGACTCTCTCAGACTCACAAACCCTGTCCCCTCTTTGGGGCTGGGCTctcctcagctccagctccctgtgAAAGAGACAGCGTGGTGGCTTTCAGTTGCACGAGGTCAATTAAAGGGACTTTTCTGTGAGAAATAAACTCTCCCCTTCAGCAAGCGTACATTTATGAGTATGAACATCCACATtatccctggagacacagacactCAAAGCTCACATATCAAACACACCAAAAACTTCAGGGCTTTTATGGTCTTATATTAtatgttcttttcctttttaacttcAGAGCCTACatatttttatctctctttAAAAGCAGGATTGGCAATTTTTATATAAAGTAAGCCAAAACAAGCCTTCCCATCAAACACCTGTAAAGAGCCTGGAGTCAGCAACACTACTGTTACCTCTCCTTTAGGATTAAATGAGCCTTCTTTAGGTAAATTGgtaaagaaactgaaaacaagTGCAAAGATACTTTTTAGTAGTGTGCTGAGGACTTTTCTGCACAGAGCCATTAAAAACCCCCACCAGTATGTGAAAGCAGCTTGTCTGCTGCTACTGTACATTCACACAACTTGTTCCAACTTCCTTTATACACAGCACTATTTGGTGTTGACTCATTTGAAGGTGATGAGCTCTTTAGGTGAATAAAATCAGTGAATAAAACCAGTCATGACATCCCAGTCTAAGCTACTCCTTGTGATTTGACTTCTGTTATTTCTTATCATTCTGCAAACAGGAGGAATTTGCTGTCTCTTCAACGAACCAGATTAGTAGCAATTAACAAGCAATAAAATATGGAGTTAACATGCCTTTATTTGTGCCACTGATCCACTCAGGGCTGAGTGAGAATAATGATTTTGAATGCCCACATCTGTGTTCTTCCTTTCTGCATTCAATTCTTATTTTTGAAAGACTTGAAAATTGTGAAAAACATGATCTCCAACTCAGCTAAAGatagaaaatgcaaataacaCCCAAACCACAGAAGCATGCTCTGAAAACTGATACCAGGAGCACAGCCCACTGCAAGGGAGCCAAAAGCACCTGGACACACTCTGGACTCTCCTGGagaaattttaaggaaaaagttACAGAAACTTTTTGTGGAGCCAGTCAAAGCAAAACTGattctgctccagcacaggaaaCATGGAATAGGTGATGTCTcaagatcttttccagcctagcAATCTGTCAGGGCTAGATAAATGTGGTGGGCTGTATGTTTAAAACATCACTAAGGGTTATTCAAGCATAAAACCTGAGCGGAAAAAACTGTCTCAAATGGTGAAGACTACTTTCCACTCATCTCTCAGAACCACTTAAAATGATTTTGACAGATCTCAAGAATAGCAAATTCGGTGTTAAGAGCAGATGTGAGACACCTTAAACCAGTGCAAGGCCGATATGTTACAAGGCTTGGAAACTGAGGCTAAAAACAGCAGAGATTTGTGAAGCACAGCCACCCTCCAGCCCCTGAAACACCCTTGAGACAGAAATAACTTACTTTGCTGTTtctccttccagcagctggTCTGAATATAGTCTATGTAATCTTTCTCAACTGTTTTCTCAAGCTCTTGAAGTTCTGCTCCTTGATAATTCTTTTCAAAGTTTTTATCAACGTAGTAAGGCACCTGCAagttctctgtttctctgctgaCAACGTGGCCTATGGacctgtgggagcagcagggagaagtCAGATGCTTCAGCAGTTCAGACCTCAAAATATCAAGAGCTATTTCTCCGTATTAgcatttccagaggaaaacatTTACAGCAATGTTTGTACAGTTCATTTCTGCAGGATTATGGCTCCCTCAACCACCCAGTCAAGAAACTACAATCTCAGGGACAGCACGCTGTGCAGTACAAACAGAATCCACCCTCCTGCTACAACCACAGGAAAATATCCCAGAGTCTATAAAAACTTAGGGCACAATGCAGCTGGATCtggattttcccattttttggaTCCTTTAGTAGAAATAAAACTTAGCAGGGGGGATTCTAGTTACACTTTTCTTCAGGGTTTTATAATCATACGTAAGCAAAATGAGGCATGGAACAGGCTGGAAAACACACTGTAGGAAGAATTAGCCCCTCTGAGAGAGTCACTGGGTTAAACCACACTCCTGGAGTGAATTTCCTTATTTGAGCAGATACCCAAGGCCTTTGCTCAAATCACTGCCCACAGAGAGAGGCAGGCAGCCAAAACACAAAGGTTACACTCAAAAGAATCCTGTTTGGCCCTTTTTCCTGgattcctcttttccttctccctgtgtCTCAGAGGTGTCCCcagtttctttcagtttttagGCTGTTCAGTGTTTTAAGGCTGTGATCTAGATAAATAGCCTAACTCTGAACCAGGCTCAGGCCTGACTATCTCCCATCACCAGGAGAAGGGGAGgtagagaagaaaagcagctcagctgctgtggggGCAGCGTGGGAAGTTTCACATGGGACTGGCAGATAGCAAAAACactccctgggaaaaaaaaaaaaaaaaaaacactctaaAAAACATCCACCCTCCTGTTCTTTACTGAGGGCCTCACACTGACATAATGTGGTAAAACAATGAGGGGTGTTGGGCTGCTctggcagaggagaggaggggaaagttGGACCTGAGCAATTTTACTCCTAGAAGGGAACAAGGGGACTATTTGGAGCACTCTGTTAGTTGCCCCAAACCTGCCAATCCCACTCCTCTCTCAGTAAGGGCCAGCCCAGGTCAGTTCtttccctcctccagccctggaaGCTGAGAGCAGCATGTGGGTACTCCTCTGCCccaccagctcccagcacagcagctctggtggGATCCTTCTGCTCCCAGAGCCCACCAGCCCCCAGGGCCCTGCTTCTCTAGAGAGGTTAAACCAGGGCATTTCAAGGCTTTAACGATTTGTTGAGCTTCCAGTGGAATTCATGCTCCAGAAAAGATTTGGATTTGTACTGCAAACCACAGGTTTCATTTTTTAGTTGCTTTCCAGAGGAACCTCAGGGGTGGTCCACAGATTCTGGGGTTTGGTCAGATGAGGGGCTGATCTACATCCACACTCCCCATCCTGTATCACTGTGCAAAGCCATTCCATGCCAGCTGAAGAAGGATTCTGACCCTCACAGTTCAGCACCCTGTGCACTGAATCTCCCCACAGGTAACTTCACAGTGCTCAGAACTCACCAGTGCAGGCTGTTGGTATTTCCTTATTTACAAACTGGTAACATTTCCTATAAAGAGCAGAACATTAATGTGCATTTTGCTATCAAACCCAACTTCCATCTGCCTTCAtactgcaaacagcagcagcagaaaaatgtggttttaaagGACTTACGATTTGTAGAATAAGCTGTAGGGTGGGTTGGTGGCCATCAGCTGGGTTATAACTGACActatgatgatgatgaaaacCGGCATCAACTGGATAAATGCAGAGTATGAATTCTGAAAAGTACAAAGATTAGCAGTTAAGAAAAtacagagatggaaaaaagcACCTGTTCACAGAAGCCAGGCTATCAGTCACAGATCAACAACGTTACCTGtaaactttgaagaaaaaagaggaagtaCTTTGGGATTTTGAGAGGGAAGACATTGTAATTTCTAAATAACCTTTATTAATAATATCAGAACACTCTTGAAGacaattttctttccatgatcTTTTCCTCTGCCCCTTCCTTCACAGCACCCACTGCACTAATGTACCTGTCAGTGTCCAATCCAGCCTGCAGCAACACCCTGCAATTCCTGTGTGCCTACAGCTTTCCTGCAGCCTCTGAATTTGCTCTCCAGTGTAAAGACCTCAGCCTCTGCCCAAGCCCTGCATTTAATGCCTGAGCAGTAAAGGGTTAAGAGCTCCCATGCAGTGTAACTTCAGACAAGATGCAAGCACTGGGGCTTTTCATTGGATTCATTTAGCAGAACAAAAGAGTGGAAACACTATCAAAGAGAAAACACTGATCTTTCCTTCTactcttccatttctttctaAACTGGCTTCTAAAATGCCTTTTATTATGCAGAGGAAAATATAATATGCAGCTATTTAGGCACAGAGCCCTCTGCCCTGGGATAGCAACAAGGATTCCTGATGCAGCAGTAGGTAGGATTCACAGGATCCCAGAGGTTGGAAAATCTTTCccagaccatcgagtccaagcCGTGCCTGAtcccctccttgtccccagcccagagcactcagtgccacctccagcccttccttggacacctccagggatgggcactccaaacccccctgggcagctcctcccAATCCCTGACCCcgctttccatggggaaattcctgctgctgcccaccctgagcctgccctggcccagcctgaggccgttccctctcctcctgtccctgttccctgggagcagagcccgacccccccagctgtcccctcctgtcaggagttgtgcagagccacaaggtcccccctgagcctccttttctccaggctgagccccttcccagctccctcagcctctcctggggctccagccccttcccagctctgtacAATTCCCcggacacactccagcccctcaagtGTCTTTCTTGAAATGAGGGGCTGGATTCACTTCCCCCAGCTTAGCTGTCTGTCAGCTGTaccaggtttttttcctgagcctGAGACTCACAAGGCAAAACTCATTTTCCTTGGAGAATGATCCCTGGAGGTTAACAGCCTGTCTCCAGAGGAAGATCTTGCCAAGGCAGGTGGCAGGTGCATATGTGCACTGACAGCAAAGGACACCTTGTGTCTCATCTGGAAGTCTCAGCTGGCAGAAATGTGTCCCAGGCCCATCCTGTCCCCAGCCGGAAGAGGCCTGTGCAGCCCCTGGGTGCACATTTACTGAAGAATTAAATACACCTTGAGGACAAACCACTACTTCCACATCCACCACCAGTCCCCATTTGGAGTCATTGTTGTTGGATTACCAAGCACTGGGGCTTGCAAAAAGCAAGCAGAAGCAAAACCCTCAGTGACAGAAACTGGAGGGCCTGAGAGGCTATAAATACCATGGATCTTTACAGCAGCGGTTAATAAAAGCCAATCCAGTGACAAAGAAAGCATCCACTGTGGCTGTGGCCCATTGAAGACAAACACTGAGCACTCAAGCATGGGAGGGTTTGTCCTGGCTTTGAAAGAGGATCCCTCACCCTGCTGagatgtttaaatatttaagctGAGGAGATCTCTTCTCCTGGCTACCTGTGGCCTGtgttcctcctcctctggctcctgTGTCCACGCCCTCTCGGCCCGGTGCCTCCGTGGGTAATAGTGAGCATCTCTGGCTACATTGGAGAACATGTGGATATTCCCTGCAAAGAAACCAGGACAGACTCATGTCTCGCCCAGCTGCTGGTACTCACCTGGATTCCTCAGCTTCTATTGAATTATCCAGGTTTATACTCCACAGCCTGAATTACAGCTGGGAgatctcagagaaaaaaagcacaaaccacCTCAGAATTAAACACCACCACAACGTTATTCCAAAAAGCCTACCAAAGAAATTGTAGTGTGCTCCAATCCATCTTAATTTAAATCAAGCTGCAGAAACATGTTCTGATTTGTATGATTGTATCTCATATTTTAATGTTGTTTGTGTCACATTCACTTGCAAGGCTGTGGCAGGAAAATGAATTTGCTTCACCAGGCTCAGGCTGTGAATTATAGTCTCCCGTAATTACTGAATGTGGTCTTCTACCCTAATGTCTAATTCCTCTGCCTTCAAACCATTAATAATTTcacttaattattttataataaagaaaaagaatttaagaaGAGTAAAAAAGGAGAACAAttcaagattttctttcttgcacACAGAATGcagttgatttatttttaaaaaatctaaaatgagGGAAGAATTGCATTTGCTGCCTCAATTTGAAGCTCAGGATCTGATTTTATCACCATATGAATATCTTAATAATAGCTGTGCTCTCCTCTTTTGAAATTCAGAATATCTTTGTGTTAGAGAATTGAAATCTGTGGCTTATCATcacaacagaaatgcaaaactatttttaagCCTTGGGAAAGATGtcacattattttatattcttatcCTGTCCTTTTTTTGAGTTTCCCAAAGAATTCTGCAAGAAACCTGGGCAAAGGTGACCTCTGCTGTTGTGTCAAAACCCCTGTTCCACTGCTTGCTCAAGGATTTTCCAAGCTCCAGGCATGTGTGCAGTCAGAGCTCCAACAGtgagccaggccaggctggctccaaGGAGGAAAgtttcttttaggaaaaaagcaaGTTTCTTTCTATCCTTCAACATTGCTCAGACAGGATTTTATCAAGCTCTGGAAAGAAGCAGCCAATGTGGGAAAAGAAGAATGACTTTTATAGGGGTGCctagaaaaaaagttttcccAAATTTTAAGTTTCTCCAAGGATTTCTGGCAGCAGTTTCTTTTGTTCcatgtgcatttattttctatgcCAAGAACTTGTAGCCTCTCTTCATTACAACTGCAACACTCTGTCTAGTGGAATGTCAAGTCCTTTGAGTTTTATcacatttaacattttaaatttaactaTTTTTCCATGGAATAGCCATAGAGGAAAACTGCTCAGttaaaataaatccataaaCCTGCCCTCAAAAGCCAGTGAGGAAACTCTTGTTTACTACCAACACCACtacaaaattatgtttttattttcttactctttgctgctttgccaaaaattcccattttctcctTCATGCCAGTCTCCCTGATAAA
This portion of the Vidua macroura isolate BioBank_ID:100142 chromosome 15, ASM2450914v1, whole genome shotgun sequence genome encodes:
- the DNAJC18 gene encoding dnaJ homolog subfamily C member 18: MTYTAEQLDGVQRIKRCRDYYEILGVSRDAGEEELKRAYRRLALKFHPDKNRAPGATEAFKAIGNAFAVLSNPEKRLRYDELGSDHEHVSTGQARHYNYYTEFEADITPEEIFNVFFGGHFPTGNIHMFSNVARDAHYYPRRHRAERAWTQEPEEEEHRPQNSYSAFIQLMPVFIIIIVSVITQLMATNPPYSLFYKSSIGHVVSRETENLQVPYYVDKNFEKNYQGAELQELEKTVEKDYIDYIQTSCWKEKQQKSDLSNLAKLYRDERLKQKAESLKLEHCEKLSSLIGMHKGG